The following are from one region of the Rhipicephalus microplus isolate Deutch F79 chromosome 1, USDA_Rmic, whole genome shotgun sequence genome:
- the LOC142765841 gene encoding phosphate-regulating neutral endopeptidase PHEX-like yields the protein MSTVPRASFPDVFYDAPSQSRRNRACTSTACVEYARRLLRQINTSRDPCDDFYAYVCEDWVRARPLPLGSERLSVDTALVDGYAELLASGLRDNATSRFPPLRFLIDNCLRPQPNLFHALRAMFMDAAWLRPWMAQSSARRRPSPVEVSRKLGVAYRELGVDALFRPFVVKEVSSNDTRRFVGLGEPSTVLLRGPLERREYELVRVSFAPLLGFFQNQTDADLLQFEERLALMLGRPQLDAAALVNASMVKVFDLPSLRNIEWTSFLQSVFGKGLRPITARTYVKLASPDYFLRLARGDLLRFSSVLLGYLLFRITMALSPFIWKRELRDQLASVAYARHPEFARALPQSHYCLRLLNRFEPNLPLHVSRRLAESLLGGENAVEDLVSTLRLVLLESVQAQLGPLNSELRAHLRDKLNAVSWEPLSPRAMDSESTRAEYVDGIYLSNSRLSTAQFVYTWIRKSLEKKLLAHMSTRAAAAGGVAAYPGWTGGFLSAESQLPPPYERLEIPLPVFDFFLNEDPSLRPLQMARAGTRVYRPLLRAVYHWAYNFECGSNAYGAETALSRRMNDLRRCLKRQYSTLSWTEQRPQLDASRTSWSDLWDSLALRLALDAFLLDSGRVAPDYRLALLEHWNASQLFFVSYAANMCENGNQRFLRKMAAQGPHSPAWFRVNGPLRNSLEFARAFGCKEPSMPVSGPGQGSPWSASHPAESVPLVCFLKNGVSSLPVALVPADGGAIRLSETEVFQELRNISGHFLDISEVLIEMCELRWGTCRIKLSVLEDPILCLWSWRVQVAVKAENTAISPDLSSSSSHRSGLESTASA from the exons AGCAAGCTTTCCAGACGTGTTCTATGACGCGCCCTCGCAAAGCCGCCGCAATCGCGCCTGTACCTCGACGGCGTGCGTGGAGTACGCGCGCCGACTGCTGCGCCAGATCAACACCAGCCGCGACCCCTGCGACGACTTCTACGCGTATGTGTGCGAAGACTGGGTGCGGGCGCGGCCGCTGCCTCTCGGTAGTGAGCGGCTCTCGGTGGACACTGCCCTGGTGGACGGCTACGCTGAGCTACTCGCCTCGGGACTGCGCGACAATGCGACCAGCCGGTTCCCGCCGCTGCGCTTCCTCATCGACAACTGCCTGCGGCCGCAGCCGAACCTCTTCCACGCCCTGCGGGCCATGTTCATGGATGCAGCCTGGCTCCGACCATGGATGGCGCAATCGAGCGCGCGCCGCCGTCCGTCGCCCGTCGAGGTGTCGCGCAAGTTGGGCGTCGCCTACCGCGAGCTCGGCGTCGACGCACTCTTCAGGCCCTTCGTGGTCAAGGAAGTCTCCTCAAACGACACCCGCCGCTTCGTGGGGCTCGGCGAGCCATCCACGGTGCTCCTGCGCGGCCCGCTCGAGCGCCGAGAGTACGAGCTGGTGCGAGTGAGCTTCGCGCCCCTGCTGGGCTTCTTCCAGAACCAGACGGACGCCGACCTCCTCCAGTTCGAGGAGAGACTGGCGCTCATGCTCGGCCGGCCGCAACTGGACGCCGCGGCGCTTGTCAATGCCAGCATGGTCAAGGTGTTTGACCTGCCCTCGCTGAGGAACATCGAGTGGACTAGCTTCCTGCAGAGCGTGTTCGGCAAAGGGCTTCGTCCCATCACGGCCCGGACGTACGTAAAGCTGGCTTCGCCTGACTACTTCCTTCGCTTGGCGCGTGGGGACCTGCTGCGCTTCTCGAGCGTCCTGCTGGGCTACCTGCTCTTCCGCATCACCATGGCGCTGTCACCTTTCATCTGGAAGCGCGAGCTCCGCGACCAGCTCGCCTCGGTGGCCTACGCGCGACACCCAGAGTTTGCGCGTGCTCTCCCGCAGAGCCACTACTGCCTGCGCCTGCTGAACCGCTTCGAGCCCAACCTGCCGCTGCACGTGTCGCGGCGCCTCGCCGAGTCTCTGCTGGGAGGTGAGAACGCCGTTGAAGACCTGGTGTCTACGCTACGCCTCGTCTTGCTCGAGTCCGTCCAGGCACAACTGGGCCCACTGAACAGCGAGCTGCGCGCGCACCTTCGCGACAAGCTGAACGCCGTCTCGTGGGAGCCCCTGTCGCCCCGCGCTATGGACAGCGAGTCGACGCGAGCCGAGTACGTGGACGGCATCTACCTGAGCAACTCGCGCCTCTCCACGGCACAGTTCGTCTACACCTGGATCCGCAAGTCGCTCGAGAAGAAGCTGCTGGCGCACATGAGCACGCGTGCGGCTGCCGCAGGCGGCGTGGCGGCCTACCCGGGCTGGACGGGCGGCTTCCTGAGCGCCGAGAGCCAGTTGCCACCACCATACGAGAGGCTCGAGATCCCGCTGCCCGTTTTCGACTTCTTCCTCAACGAGGACCCGTCTCTGCGACCCTTGCAGATGGCTCGGGCGGGCACCAGGGTGTACCggcccctactgcgcgccgtctACCACTgggcctacaacttcgaatgcgGCAGCAACGCATACGGAGCCGAGACGGCCCTGTCGCGTCGCATGAATGACTTGCGGCGCTGCCTGAAACGCCAGTACTCTACCCTGTCCTGGACCGAGCAGAGGCCGCAGCTGGACGCATCGCGCACTTCGTGGTCCGACCTGTGGGACAGCCTGGCGTTGCGGCTGGCGCTGGACGCGTTCCTGCTGGACAGTGGTCGCGTGGCGCCTGACTATCGGCTCGCCTTGCTCGAGCACTGGAACGCCAGTCAGCTCTTCTTCGTCTCGTACGCCGCCAACATGTGCGAGAACGGCAACCAGCGCTTCCTGCGCAAGATGGCCGCCCAGGGACCACACAGTCCCGCCTGGTTCCGTGTTAACGGCCCGCTGCGCAATTCGCTGGAGTTCGCACGCGCTTTCGGCTGCAAG gAACCATCAATGCCGGTCTCCGGCCCCGGCCAGGGCTCGCCCTGGTCGGCCAGTCACCCTGCTGAATCGGTACCACTGGTGTGTTTCCTCAAGAACGGCGTAAGCAGTTTGCCTGTCGCGCTTGTGCCCGCTGATGGTGGAGCCATTCGGTTGAGTGAAACGGAGGTGTTTCAAGAACTTCGCAACATAAGCGGTCACTTTCTGGACATCTCAGAG GTCCTCATTGAGATGTGCGAATTGCGCTGGGGCACATGCCGCATCAAATTATCAG TACTGGAGGATCCCATACTTTGCCTTTGGTCCTGGCGGGTGCAAGTTGCCGTGAAGGCGGAGAACACGGCCATCAGCCCGGACCTCTCGTCTTCATCCAGCCATCGATCCGGATTAGAAAGCACGGCGAGCGCCTAG